A single genomic interval of Antarcticibacterium arcticum harbors:
- a CDS encoding pyridoxal phosphate-dependent aminotransferase, whose translation MIQANRLNQVSEYYFSAKLQEVRTLEAAGKPIINLGIGSPDLPPPPEVIEGLNKALLNPVAHQYQPYKGTQDFRNAIRLFYKNHYNVELDTATQILPLMGSKEGITHISMAFLNEGDEVLIPNPGYPTYQAVTNMIGAIPVFYELNEERGWLPDLEKLEQRDLTAVKLMWVNYPHMPTGAVATDQLFRDLVKFGKKHDILIVNDNPYSFILNEDPKSILKTEGAIDGVLELNSLSKSFNMSGWRIGMVCGSEHNLNIILKVKTNMDSGMFFPLQAGAVEALALSRNWFAAQDLIYAGRKKKILQLAALLDCEASQGQTGMFVWAKVPRGTTSAEFVDHLLHQHSIFAAPGFIFGSRGEGYVRFSLCATEENIERAINRLR comes from the coding sequence ATGATCCAGGCAAACAGATTAAATCAGGTAAGTGAGTATTATTTTTCAGCAAAACTGCAGGAAGTAAGAACTCTTGAGGCAGCGGGAAAGCCTATTATCAATCTTGGAATAGGGAGTCCGGACCTTCCACCTCCGCCGGAGGTAATTGAAGGTCTTAACAAGGCACTTCTCAATCCGGTTGCACACCAGTACCAACCCTATAAAGGAACCCAGGATTTCAGAAATGCGATCAGGCTTTTTTATAAAAACCATTATAATGTAGAACTGGATACCGCTACCCAAATCCTGCCTCTTATGGGCAGCAAGGAAGGGATCACCCATATTTCCATGGCTTTTTTGAATGAAGGTGATGAGGTTTTAATCCCCAACCCGGGTTACCCAACCTATCAGGCGGTAACAAATATGATTGGGGCTATTCCTGTTTTTTATGAACTTAATGAGGAAAGAGGTTGGTTGCCCGATCTTGAAAAGCTGGAACAGCGGGACCTTACAGCGGTAAAGTTAATGTGGGTGAATTACCCCCATATGCCTACAGGAGCAGTGGCTACAGATCAATTGTTCCGTGACCTGGTGAAATTTGGAAAAAAACACGATATACTTATTGTAAATGACAACCCGTACAGCTTTATTCTCAATGAGGATCCAAAAAGTATATTGAAAACCGAAGGTGCTATAGATGGGGTTCTGGAACTCAATTCCCTCAGCAAAAGTTTTAATATGTCCGGCTGGAGAATAGGAATGGTATGCGGGAGTGAACATAACCTGAATATTATTTTGAAAGTAAAAACCAATATGGACAGCGGGATGTTTTTTCCGCTGCAGGCAGGTGCAGTGGAGGCTTTGGCCTTATCGCGCAACTGGTTCGCGGCACAAGACCTGATCTACGCCGGCCGAAAGAAAAAGATCCTGCAACTGGCGGCACTGCTGGATTGCGAGGCCTCTCAAGGACAAACAGGAATGTTTGTGTGGGCAAAGGTTCCCCGCGGGACAACTTCAGCAGAATTTGTAGATCATCTTTTGCACCAGCATAGCATATTTGCAGCACCGGGATTTATTTTTGGAAGCCGCGGGGAAGGTTATGTGAGATTTTCTCTTTGTGCAACCGAAGAGAATATTGAACGCGCCATAAACCGATTGAGATAA
- a CDS encoding prephenate dehydrogenase: protein MKIIITGVGLIGGSFARDLRNLFPQAGILGMDLNPDHLERSVKLGVIDGEAGPEDVAMADLVIIAIPVDAAIKVVPEILEKVKDECLVIDTGSTKFRLCESLKDHSKRRNFLAAHPIAGTEYSGPEAAVTHLYQNKTLIICEVEKTAFKLQERAFEIFRQLGMRIRYMDTRAHDKHIAYVSHLSHISSFMLGKTVLEKEKNERDIFDMAGSGFASTVRLAKSSPAMWTPIFKENRENVLETLTEYIANLSHFQQLLEQNNFEEIYGEMERTNYIKTILKGIN, encoded by the coding sequence ATGAAAATAATAATTACAGGAGTTGGGTTGATAGGGGGTTCCTTTGCGAGAGACCTTAGAAATCTATTTCCGCAAGCCGGCATTCTTGGAATGGATTTAAACCCGGACCATCTTGAAAGATCTGTAAAACTGGGTGTAATAGATGGGGAAGCCGGGCCTGAAGACGTTGCAATGGCAGATCTTGTGATCATTGCCATCCCTGTAGATGCTGCTATAAAAGTGGTGCCGGAAATTCTGGAGAAAGTAAAGGATGAATGTTTGGTAATAGATACCGGCTCTACGAAGTTCAGGTTATGTGAATCATTGAAAGACCATTCTAAAAGGCGAAATTTCCTGGCGGCCCATCCCATTGCCGGTACGGAATATTCGGGTCCCGAAGCCGCCGTAACCCACCTTTACCAAAACAAAACCCTGATAATTTGTGAAGTGGAAAAGACTGCCTTTAAATTACAGGAAAGGGCTTTTGAGATCTTCCGGCAACTGGGAATGCGCATACGCTATATGGATACCCGGGCGCATGACAAGCACATTGCGTACGTTTCCCATCTTTCACATATAAGCTCTTTTATGCTGGGAAAAACGGTGCTTGAAAAAGAAAAAAATGAACGCGATATCTTTGATATGGCCGGGAGCGGATTTGCCTCTACCGTTCGCCTTGCAAAAAGTTCTCCTGCCATGTGGACCCCTATTTTTAAGGAAAACCGGGAGAATGTGCTTGAAACCCTCACAGAATATATTGCCAACCTCTCGCATTTTCAACAATTGCTGGAGCAAAACAATTTTGAGGAGATTTATGGGGAAATGGAACGAACCAATTATATAAAAACCATACTTAAGGGTATAAATTAA
- a CDS encoding bifunctional 3-deoxy-7-phosphoheptulonate synthase/chorismate mutase type II produces the protein MENKKELRNWLDAFNLDHPLVIAGPCSAETEEQVVTIARQLKDSDVSVLRAGIWKPRTRPGNFEGVGSLGLKWMQTAKAETGLLTSTEVANPSHVALALEHDIDILWIGARTTVSPFIVQEIADALKGTDKTVLVKNPVNPDLSLWLGAVERLYTADIKNLGVIHRGFSAYEKTKYRNNPEWQIPIDLQNRFPDLPLILDPSHIAGRRDILFDLCQTALDLNYDGLMVETHHDPDNAWSDAEQQITPETLIGFMRDLKIRKEVSESAEFKNSLQNLRAKIDITDNQLLETLAKRMKIADEIGKLKKSQNVSILQTPRWNEILGKMILQGEEKGLSEEFVLRLFKAIHQESINHQKKVISE, from the coding sequence ATGGAAAACAAGAAAGAACTTAGAAACTGGCTGGATGCATTTAATCTGGACCATCCACTGGTAATAGCCGGGCCCTGCAGTGCAGAAACCGAAGAGCAGGTGGTAACTATTGCAAGGCAATTGAAGGACAGTGACGTTAGCGTCCTGCGTGCAGGAATTTGGAAACCCAGGACCCGGCCGGGAAATTTTGAAGGGGTAGGTTCTCTGGGGTTAAAATGGATGCAAACTGCCAAAGCCGAAACAGGATTGCTCACTTCTACCGAAGTTGCAAATCCATCGCATGTGGCGCTTGCCCTGGAACATGATATTGATATTCTGTGGATAGGCGCCAGAACTACCGTTTCTCCATTTATTGTGCAGGAAATTGCTGATGCGCTTAAAGGAACCGATAAAACTGTACTGGTAAAAAACCCGGTGAATCCTGATCTCTCCCTTTGGTTGGGGGCTGTTGAAAGGCTTTATACCGCAGATATAAAGAATCTGGGCGTGATACACCGCGGATTTTCGGCATATGAAAAAACAAAATACAGGAATAATCCTGAATGGCAGATACCTATTGATCTTCAAAATCGCTTTCCCGACCTTCCTTTAATACTGGATCCTTCTCATATCGCGGGGAGAAGGGATATTCTATTTGACCTGTGCCAGACTGCCCTGGATCTTAATTACGACGGATTAATGGTGGAAACTCATCATGATCCCGATAATGCCTGGAGTGATGCTGAACAGCAGATCACGCCTGAAACCCTTATAGGTTTTATGAGGGATCTGAAAATAAGAAAAGAAGTGAGTGAAAGTGCCGAATTTAAGAACAGCCTTCAGAATTTAAGAGCAAAAATAGATATCACAGATAACCAATTACTGGAAACGCTTGCCAAGCGTATGAAGATAGCAGATGAAATTGGGAAACTGAAAAAATCCCAGAATGTCTCCATCCTGCAAACTCCCCGTTGGAATGAGATCCTTGGAAAAATGATCCTGCAGGGGGAGGAAAAAGGATTAAGTGAGGAGTTTGTTTTAAGACTGTTCAAAGCAATTCACCAGGAATCTATCAATCATCAGAAAAAAGTGATTAGCGAATAA